One part of the Ochotona princeps isolate mOchPri1 chromosome 3, mOchPri1.hap1, whole genome shotgun sequence genome encodes these proteins:
- the LOC101528956 gene encoding keratin-associated protein 13-1-like, producing MPYNCYSGNFSCRSFGGYLRYPRSSCGSFYPSNLFCSTGLQSPSTCQLGSTLFSGCQESHYEPASYQTSYAVSSPCQTSCYRPRTSTICSPCRTSYTGSHGIGSSSCYSLGRRSRSSYSSGCGRSGFRPLGYGAIGFPSLGYGSGCYHPFYSGSRTCQSSFRPTCWSGSGVY from the exons ATGCCATACAACTGCTATTCTGGAAACTTCTCTTGCCGCTCCTTTGGGGGCTACCTGCGTTACCCAAGGTCTTCTTGTGGCTCTTTCTACCCAAGCAATTTGTTCTGCAGCACAGGCCTCCAgtctcccagcacctgccagctgggcTCCACGCTCTTCAGCGGCTGTCAGGAATCCCACTATGAACCCGCCAGCTACCAGACGTCCTATGCTGTGTCCAGCCCCTGCCAGACTTCCTGTTACCGCCCGAGGACCTCCACCATCTGCAGTCCCTGCAGGACGAGTTACACGGGGTCTCATGGTATTGGATCCAGCAGCTGCTACTCCCTGGGCCGTAGATCGAGAAGCTC CTATTCCTCAGGCTGTGGACGCAGTGGCTTCAGACCTCTGGGTTATGGAGCCATTGGCTTCCCTTCCCTAGGTTATGGATCCGGGTGCTACCACCCATTCTACTCAGGCTCTAGGACCTGCCAATCTTCTTTCAGACCAACCTGTTGGTCTGGGTCTGGGGTCTACTGA